One window of Thioclava sp. GXIMD4216 genomic DNA carries:
- a CDS encoding FUSC family protein: MASPFFTGPENGRPPSPAAHRSLIYRMARRLEGYSIGMVPEFIGVAEGLRASLAFAVMVLTAAASGEPKLLWAAFAAFWVCLCDPGGRDRTRIRAMGAFVAAGTLAAFLGAASAGLGPLYASLTLIPLIFLPALGGIFGPSGAQSGTLICVVGGVAVGFPNDPVASLHLAGAFLVGGIWALVFSFWIWKLRSQGPARRAIASVFTRLAEMNSAMAARLGREEILGAAEPEYRRALRAAIERARGTILGLGNGHTQFMAELGSADRIFASMIALDHMLSDPLSPEEEAPLREQLARIGALLSEAQMQSMTRHPHPERLVWEAEDLARAADRAGARSQAVVRNLAEAFLRFAEHLRGDNLSGSAPQQDGTPRPSWRQIPDATLRHALRLTVAVVVTYLVCVALEMKYFYWATMATIVVLQPALSTTWPRMLERVLGSITGGLFAAGLLALSPGQLPLLAVIIPTSAITIAFKRVNYTIFTIGVSALFVLVTELVMPNHGIALSRALDNILGSVIAFVVGATLWPGRAEPHFRDILAQAVQANMDYAAAAVGSTSLPEPVDALRRQAGLESTNAETIRQRKLMEGRRGADQLNAAGDVLGALRVLAGAVTTHALISPEADPEKEHLLRQTAQSFADAIRHAGDASLPALPAQTSPTDLRKALELLQNRLDLYLKA; the protein is encoded by the coding sequence ATGGCCTCGCCGTTTTTTACCGGACCGGAGAATGGCAGGCCGCCGTCTCCCGCCGCCCATCGTTCGCTGATCTACCGTATGGCGCGGCGGCTCGAGGGATATTCCATCGGCATGGTGCCGGAATTCATTGGTGTCGCCGAAGGGTTGCGCGCCTCGCTGGCCTTTGCGGTGATGGTGCTGACCGCCGCCGCCAGCGGCGAGCCGAAGCTGCTTTGGGCGGCATTCGCAGCGTTCTGGGTCTGCCTCTGCGATCCGGGCGGGCGCGACCGGACCCGTATCCGCGCAATGGGCGCCTTCGTGGCCGCCGGAACCCTTGCCGCCTTTCTCGGTGCGGCCAGCGCGGGGCTTGGCCCGCTTTATGCCAGCCTGACGCTGATCCCGCTGATCTTCCTGCCGGCATTGGGCGGCATCTTCGGACCAAGCGGGGCCCAATCGGGCACGCTCATCTGTGTGGTGGGCGGGGTCGCCGTCGGGTTTCCCAATGATCCGGTCGCCTCGCTCCATCTGGCGGGGGCGTTCCTCGTGGGCGGGATCTGGGCGCTGGTGTTCAGTTTCTGGATCTGGAAACTGCGTTCGCAGGGGCCGGCACGGCGCGCGATCGCTTCGGTCTTCACCCGTCTGGCCGAGATGAACAGCGCCATGGCCGCACGTCTGGGCCGCGAAGAGATCCTCGGGGCGGCAGAACCCGAATACCGTCGCGCGCTGCGGGCCGCCATCGAACGCGCGCGCGGCACGATCCTTGGTCTGGGCAATGGCCATACCCAGTTCATGGCAGAACTGGGCAGCGCCGACCGGATCTTTGCGTCCATGATTGCCCTTGACCATATGCTCAGCGATCCGTTGAGCCCCGAGGAAGAAGCCCCCCTTCGCGAACAGTTGGCCCGTATCGGCGCCCTGCTCAGCGAGGCGCAGATGCAATCCATGACCCGCCATCCCCATCCCGAGCGGCTGGTCTGGGAAGCCGAGGACCTTGCCCGCGCCGCCGACCGCGCCGGTGCGCGCAGTCAGGCTGTGGTGCGCAATCTGGCCGAAGCCTTCCTGCGTTTTGCCGAACATCTGCGCGGCGACAACCTGTCGGGCAGCGCGCCGCAGCAGGACGGCACGCCGCGCCCCAGCTGGCGGCAGATCCCCGATGCGACCTTGCGCCATGCCCTGCGTCTGACGGTGGCAGTGGTGGTGACCTATCTGGTCTGTGTGGCGCTGGAGATGAAGTATTTCTACTGGGCCACGATGGCCACCATTGTGGTGCTACAGCCCGCGCTCTCGACCACATGGCCGCGCATGCTGGAACGGGTGCTCGGCTCGATTACGGGGGGGCTTTTTGCCGCTGGCCTGTTGGCCCTGTCGCCGGGGCAACTGCCCCTTCTGGCCGTCATAATCCCGACATCCGCAATCACCATCGCGTTCAAACGGGTCAATTATACGATCTTCACCATCGGGGTCAGCGCGCTCTTCGTGCTGGTGACCGAGCTGGTCATGCCCAATCACGGCATTGCCCTCTCGCGGGCGCTGGACAATATTCTGGGGTCGGTCATCGCCTTTGTCGTTGGGGCGACCCTCTGGCCCGGACGCGCCGAGCCGCATTTCCGCGATATTCTGGCGCAGGCCGTGCAGGCGAATATGGATTATGCCGCCGCCGCCGTGGGCAGCACGAGCCTGCCCGAGCCGGTCGATGCGCTGCGTCGTCAGGCCGGACTGGAAAGCACCAATGCCGAGACCATCCGCCAGCGCAAGCTGATGGAAGGGCGGCGCGGTGCCGACCAGTTGAACGCGGCGGGCGATGTTCTGGGGGCATTGCGGGTGCTGGCGGGGGCGGTGACCACCCATGCGCTGATCTCGCCCGAAGCCGATCCAGAGAAAGAGCATCTGCTCCGGCAGACCGCGCAGTCTTTCGCCGATGCCATCCGCCATGCGGGCGATGCCTCCCTGCCCGCTTTGCCCGCGCAGACCTCGCCCACGGACCTGCGCAAGGCGCTTGAGTTGCTGCAAAACCGGCTTGACCTCTATCTGAAAGCCTGA
- a CDS encoding iron chelate uptake ABC transporter family permease subunit encodes MSASAAPWMVWGGIALVLAGTVLTGAAIGETRLPLATVYKVLANHLWQAGYPLDRIDAGIIWSYRLPRAIVAASCGAGLALTGVVLQALLRNPLADPYLMGLSAGASTGAVLVSVAGIGAGAVSMSAGALVGALAAFGAVVALAHAIPGGGRGNQGAAAIILAGIAGSQMFNALTAFIIARSANAEQARGIMFWLMGNLSGVRWEDVAPAVFVTCLGVGLCLWYRRALDAFTFGAESAASLGVDIRRTRGLLITVTAVMVGVLVAKVGAIGFVGLVVPHAMRFLVGTRHQRLVPASALAGAVFLVAADILARIIVPGQVLPIGVVTALVGAPAFALILMRGAR; translated from the coding sequence ATGAGCGCCTCCGCCGCGCCTTGGATGGTCTGGGGGGGCATCGCGCTGGTCCTTGCGGGCACTGTGCTGACAGGGGCGGCCATTGGCGAGACCCGCCTGCCGCTGGCCACCGTCTATAAGGTTCTGGCCAATCATCTGTGGCAGGCGGGCTATCCGCTGGACCGCATCGATGCCGGTATCATCTGGAGCTACCGTCTGCCCCGCGCCATTGTCGCCGCCAGTTGCGGGGCGGGGCTGGCCTTGACGGGGGTGGTCTTGCAGGCGCTTTTGCGGAACCCTCTGGCCGATCCCTATCTGATGGGGCTTTCGGCAGGGGCTTCGACCGGTGCGGTGCTTGTCAGCGTGGCGGGTATCGGCGCGGGCGCCGTGTCGATGTCTGCGGGGGCATTGGTCGGGGCGCTGGCCGCCTTCGGGGCGGTGGTGGCGCTGGCCCATGCCATTCCGGGCGGCGGGCGCGGCAATCAGGGGGCGGCGGCCATCATTCTGGCGGGGATCGCGGGGAGCCAGATGTTCAACGCGCTCACCGCCTTCATCATTGCCCGCTCGGCCAATGCCGAACAGGCGCGCGGCATCATGTTCTGGCTGATGGGCAATCTGTCGGGCGTGCGCTGGGAGGACGTGGCCCCAGCGGTCTTTGTGACCTGTCTGGGCGTCGGGCTGTGCCTTTGGTACCGGCGTGCACTGGATGCCTTTACCTTCGGTGCCGAGAGCGCGGCCTCGTTGGGGGTGGATATCCGCAGGACACGCGGCTTGCTGATCACGGTCACAGCGGTGATGGTGGGGGTTCTGGTGGCCAAAGTGGGGGCGATCGGCTTTGTCGGTCTGGTGGTTCCGCATGCGATGCGCTTTCTGGTCGGCACCCGCCACCAGCGCCTTGTGCCGGCCTCGGCGCTGGCGGGGGCGGTGTTTCTGGTGGCGGCGGATATTCTGGCCCGCATCATCGTTCCGGGGCAGGTGCTGCCCATCGGTGTGGTGACGGCGCTGGTCGGGGCACCGGCCTTTGCCCTGATCCTGATGCGGGGCGCGCGCTGA
- a CDS encoding ABC transporter ATP-binding protein: protein MVLHLENVCAKAHRTPLLHAITLQLEPGECLGLIGPNGSGKSTLMRLMAGLGKPASGEIRFGGVPLHRISARARAQKIAFVEQQAETTDRLRVREAVELGRIPFLSPLRGWSAQDDAHVAKALAALDMQGMEDRLWHSLSGGERQRVHIARALAQTPELLLLDEPTNHLDIRHQLALMGLVRALPVTRVIALHDLNQAFGCDRVALLEHGRLRAIGPPSEVLTLDHLRGCFGVEAQHIRDPDGRPLLHFIQAL from the coding sequence ATGGTCCTGCATCTCGAGAATGTTTGCGCCAAGGCGCATCGCACGCCGCTGCTGCACGCGATCACCCTGCAACTGGAGCCGGGGGAATGTCTGGGCCTGATCGGCCCGAACGGGTCGGGGAAATCCACCCTGATGCGGCTTATGGCGGGCTTGGGCAAACCCGCCTCGGGCGAGATCCGTTTTGGCGGAGTGCCATTGCACAGGATCTCGGCACGGGCGCGGGCGCAGAAGATCGCCTTTGTCGAACAGCAGGCCGAAACCACCGACCGTCTGCGGGTGCGCGAAGCGGTCGAATTGGGACGCATCCCCTTTCTGTCGCCCTTGCGGGGCTGGAGCGCGCAGGACGATGCGCATGTGGCCAAGGCCTTGGCGGCGCTGGATATGCAGGGCATGGAGGACCGTCTCTGGCATAGCCTGTCGGGGGGCGAGAGGCAGCGGGTGCATATCGCACGGGCATTGGCGCAGACCCCCGAGTTACTGCTTCTGGACGAGCCGACAAACCATCTGGATATCCGCCATCAACTGGCTCTTATGGGCTTGGTGCGGGCATTGCCGGTGACGCGGGTGATCGCGCTGCATGATCTCAATCAGGCGTTCGGCTGTGATAGGGTCGCCTTGCTGGAGCACGGTCGACTGCGCGCGATCGGCCCCCCGTCCGAGGTCCTGACGCTGGACCATCTGCGCGGCTGCTTCGGGGTCGAGGCGCAGCATATCCGCGATCCGGACGGCAGGCCCTTGCTGCATTTTATACAGGCATTATGA
- a CDS encoding ABC transporter substrate-binding protein, protein MRLILPAGLALLLGSTPLWAQTPAQTGATQYPLVLENCGKRLTIEAPPERAVTIGQSATEILYSLGLAGKVKGTSVWFNPVLPQFADVNATIPRLADNDPSFESVLAQKPDLVAVQYEWHVGPSGIVGTREMFDDVGVNTYIMPADCDTKDNSTGGDGTRVGAFAPEQVYKGITQLAEIFNVQPAGRTLVSALQATEAQAVARAQALDLPEGLSAVFWFSSADLELDPYVAGRLGAPGYMMGKLGIRNVIESDEEWPTVGWETIAKADPDVIVIAKMDRRRFPADDVAAKMDFLKTDPVASQMKAVREGHIVVMDAHAMSATMRSIYGLDSLSQALSDMTFE, encoded by the coding sequence ATGAGATTGATTTTACCGGCCGGTCTGGCACTGCTTTTGGGCAGCACGCCGCTTTGGGCGCAAACGCCAGCACAGACGGGGGCTACGCAGTATCCGCTGGTGCTAGAAAATTGCGGCAAACGCCTCACGATCGAGGCGCCACCGGAACGCGCGGTGACGATCGGACAGTCGGCGACCGAGATCCTCTATTCGCTGGGGCTGGCAGGAAAGGTCAAGGGCACCTCGGTGTGGTTCAATCCGGTGCTGCCGCAATTTGCCGATGTCAATGCGACGATCCCGCGTCTGGCCGATAACGATCCCAGTTTCGAGAGTGTTCTGGCGCAGAAGCCGGATCTTGTTGCGGTGCAATATGAATGGCATGTCGGGCCGAGCGGTATTGTCGGCACGCGCGAGATGTTCGACGATGTCGGGGTCAACACCTATATCATGCCCGCCGATTGCGACACCAAGGACAATTCGACCGGTGGCGACGGCACGCGGGTCGGGGCCTTTGCCCCCGAGCAGGTCTATAAAGGGATCACCCAGCTTGCCGAGATTTTCAACGTGCAGCCCGCAGGCCGGACATTGGTATCGGCGTTGCAGGCGACAGAAGCCCAAGCCGTGGCGCGCGCGCAGGCGCTGGACCTGCCCGAAGGTCTGTCGGCCGTTTTCTGGTTCTCCTCGGCGGATCTGGAGCTGGACCCCTATGTGGCCGGTCGTCTTGGTGCGCCGGGCTATATGATGGGTAAACTCGGCATCCGTAATGTGATCGAGTCGGACGAGGAATGGCCTACCGTCGGTTGGGAGACCATTGCCAAAGCGGATCCGGATGTGATCGTGATCGCCAAAATGGACCGGCGCCGCTTCCCCGCCGATGATGTCGCGGCCAAGATGGACTTTCTGAAGACCGACCCTGTGGCAAGCCAGATGAAAGCCGTGCGGGAGGGGCATATCGTGGTCATGGATGCCCATGCGATGAGCGCGACCATGCGCAGCATCTACGGGCTCGACAGCCTGTCGCAAGCGCTTTCGGATATGACCTTCGAATGA
- a CDS encoding pseudoazurin, with product MKYCAIIGCIAVAALLLPDAVMAETHEVKMLNRGAGGAMVYEPDHLTIALRDSVHFVPTQKGHNAASIKEMLPEGATPFLGPLSKEETVRFDVAGRYGIKCTPHYAMGMVMVIDVGETVDPLPQTLPDTIPRRARERFEEILSR from the coding sequence TTGAAATATTGTGCAATTATTGGATGTATCGCGGTGGCGGCGCTGCTGTTGCCCGATGCCGTGATGGCCGAGACCCATGAGGTCAAGATGCTGAACCGCGGCGCGGGAGGGGCAATGGTCTATGAGCCGGATCATCTGACAATCGCCCTTCGCGACAGCGTGCATTTCGTGCCCACACAAAAGGGCCATAACGCGGCTTCGATCAAGGAAATGCTCCCCGAAGGCGCAACCCCGTTTCTGGGGCCGCTCTCGAAAGAAGAGACCGTGCGCTTTGATGTGGCGGGGCGCTATGGCATCAAATGCACGCCGCACTACGCGATGGGAATGGTCATGGTGATCGATGTCGGGGAAACGGTCGACCCCTTGCCCCAGACCCTGCCCGACACCATTCCGCGCCGCGCCAGAGAGCGTTTCGAGGAGATCCTGTCACGCTAG
- a CDS encoding D-amino acid dehydrogenase, producing the protein MRILVIGAGVIGTTSAWALQEQGHDVCLIERQSTAAEGTSHANAGMITPGYTAPWPAPKIWRKLPRWLLQSHTPFAISPPLSRRDLRWMLASLRQCRARCYTANIQAMMALSVYSQAMMARLRDTVPLHYAQRFGGTLQLFRHPVSLTDLRLHTDYLDQREIPYEVLDRAGCLAREPGLERAETPPVSGLYMPQDETGDCCLFTRQLAAAFVARGGEIRYDTPVSGLLVENGHVRGALDQQGEALRAERVVLCTGHETPALLAPLGLDLPIAALKGYSMTVPLRIPAYGPQSTVLDDTYKVALTRLENTIRVGGIAEIAGGRQGLTRRHLETLRLSLASLFPDSYVAEEAQFWAGQRPTTPTNLPFIAETALAGLYVNAGHGTFGWTMAAGAAALLADLVSGTPSPISAAPYRVRK; encoded by the coding sequence ATGAGAATTCTGGTGATCGGGGCAGGTGTGATCGGCACGACCAGCGCATGGGCGCTGCAAGAGCAAGGCCATGATGTCTGCCTGATCGAGCGCCAAAGCACCGCCGCCGAGGGCACATCCCACGCCAATGCGGGGATGATCACCCCCGGCTATACCGCGCCGTGGCCCGCCCCCAAAATCTGGCGCAAACTGCCCAGATGGCTGTTACAGAGCCACACGCCTTTCGCGATATCCCCGCCTCTGTCGCGCCGTGATCTGCGCTGGATGCTGGCCAGCCTGCGCCAGTGCCGCGCAAGATGCTACACGGCCAATATTCAGGCCATGATGGCCCTGTCGGTCTATAGTCAGGCGATGATGGCCCGCCTTCGCGACACTGTGCCACTGCACTATGCACAGCGCTTTGGCGGGACATTGCAACTGTTCCGCCATCCCGTCAGCCTGACGGATCTGCGCCTGCATACCGACTATCTGGATCAGCGCGAGATCCCCTATGAGGTGCTGGACCGCGCGGGCTGCCTTGCCAGGGAACCGGGGCTGGAACGGGCCGAAACACCGCCCGTCAGCGGGCTTTACATGCCGCAGGACGAAACCGGTGACTGCTGCCTTTTCACCAGACAGCTTGCCGCCGCCTTTGTCGCACGGGGCGGCGAGATCCGCTATGACACGCCTGTTTCCGGCCTTCTGGTGGAAAACGGCCATGTGAGAGGGGCGCTGGACCAACAGGGCGAGGCGCTGCGCGCCGAACGGGTGGTGCTCTGCACCGGTCACGAAACACCAGCCCTGCTGGCCCCGCTGGGGCTGGACCTGCCGATTGCCGCGCTCAAGGGCTATTCGATGACGGTGCCGCTGCGCATACCTGCCTACGGGCCGCAATCCACCGTGCTGGATGACACCTATAAAGTGGCGCTGACACGGCTGGAGAACACGATCCGCGTGGGGGGCATCGCCGAGATTGCAGGCGGGCGACAGGGGCTGACCCGACGCCATCTGGAAACCCTGCGCCTGTCACTGGCAAGCCTGTTCCCCGACAGCTATGTAGCCGAAGAGGCGCAATTCTGGGCCGGTCAGCGCCCCACCACACCGACCAATCTGCCGTTCATCGCAGAGACCGCGCTTGCGGGGCTTTATGTCAATGCCGGTCACGGGACGTTCGGCTGGACAATGGCCGCAGGCGCGGCAGCTTTGCTGGCCGATCTGGTCAGCGGCACCCCGAGCCCGATTT